In the genome of Hippoglossus hippoglossus isolate fHipHip1 chromosome 12, fHipHip1.pri, whole genome shotgun sequence, one region contains:
- the rnf208 gene encoding RING finger protein 208, with translation MSCLRRPTVTIPMDTVKIIQSEKFPRECPVPVTQPRYAPPPRVAWDGGGEGEIIVNQACSDLTLDITVSPRPMVSTPAPVTRREQSFLAQRKTSANEICYHQFQYKMEDVIVNQYVLRSSSTSSSTSSSSTCSGPVMPCEPLDCPTCGHTYNFTGKRPRILSCLHSVCEECLQILYESCPKYKFISCPTCRRETVLFTDYGLAALAINTSILSRLPSDPNGPVQWGGDADRSCYQTVRQYCQSACTCQIANPLSSCGIM, from the coding sequence ATGTCCTGCCTCAGGCGTCCGACCGTCACCATCCCTATGGACACCGTCAAGATCATCCAGTCGGAGAAGTTCCCCAGAGAGTGCCCCGTGCCCGTCACGCAGCCACGCTATGCCCCGCCCCCCAGAGTGGCGTGGGACGGCGGAGGCGAGGGCGAGATAATCGTCAACCAGGCCTGCAGCGACCTGACCCTGGACATAACAGTGTCTCCCAGGCCAATGGTGTCCACCCCGGCCCCCGTGACGCGCAGGGAGCAGAGCTTCCTGGCGCAGCGCAAAACCAGTGCCAACGAAATCTGCTACCACCAGTTCCAGTACAAGATGGAGGACGTCATAGTCAACCAGTACGTGCTacgctcctcctccacctcctcttccacttcctcctcgtCCACCTGCTCGGGACCCGTCATGCCGTGCGAGCCCCTGGACTGCCCCACCTGCGGCCACACCTACAACTTCACCGGCAAGCGTCCACGCATCCTCTCCTGCCTGCACTCGGTGTGCGAGGAGTGCCTGCAGATCCTCTACGAGTCCTGTCCCAAGTACAAGTTCATCTCATGCCCCACGTGCCGGCGCGAGACGGTGCTTTTCACTGACTATGGCCTGGCTGCTCTGGCCATCAACACCAGCATCCTGAGCCGCTTGCCCTCTGACCCCAACGGGCCCGTGCAGTGGGGCGGGGACGCCGACCGCAGCTGCTACCAGACTGTGCGCCAATACTGCCAGTCAGCCTGCACCTGCCAGATAGCCAACCCCTTGTCCTCCTGCGGTATCATGTAG
- the si:dkey-106l3.7 gene encoding uncharacterized protein si:dkey-106l3.7, translated as MNLYRSFGNLMEAWVNEGGTYPGSPTPPSDTGPNFRSESVDSGVETASTDTSFPALSSPTSPISADNAEIDAFIPEATGLTPTSTSLSPVLSSPLTSPFSSSSPSLCPSKSPDGSRALQLKVEQALQRTDSKHQKDNSELLTVEEVLRRQPRASSLAKRHSAGFLRGQRSESFGPRKTLNQSASLRQTSETCRRPISLRWDKPKSEELGEEDMSGPSPGLCYLEQVCQMLENIARQQIQNRALRMEVDALREQKDVQAPDSCHTDCEAAEEDGHVENEEHSSSEAQQVKRNLYGHFRQRSSSETMLTTLHLRQIRSDCRGQHLSTDVLQERIEEEHLQEESTKKERNKTDKNWRTKFSSFRREEPFLRDTKGQQMQSSEKNSARRRLSQLFRRRKPLPVFDEPQSQP; from the exons ATGAATCTCTACAGGAGCTTTGGAAACCTCATGGAGGCTTGGGTGAATGAAGGAGGGACGTACCCAGGCTCTCCTACACCGCCCTCTGACACTGGACCAAACTTCCGCTCAGAATCGGTGGACTCTGGAGTGGAGACGGCCAGCACGGACACATCCTTTCCTGCTTTgtcctcccccacctcccccatcTCAGCAGATAATGCAGAGATAGATGCATTCATACCAGAAGCCACGGGACTCACTCCGACCTCCACTTCACTGTCTCCTGTgctgtcctctcctctgacttcccccttctcctcttcgTCCCCGAGCCTCTGTCCCAGCAAATCTCCGGACGGCTCCCGTGCCTTGCAGCTGAAAGTGGAGCAAGCGCTGCAGAGGACTGACTCCAAACATCAGAAGGACAACTCAGAGCTCCTCACAGTGGAGGAGGTGCTCAGGAGACAGCCTCGAGCATCTTCCCTGGCCAAACGGCACTCAGCAGGATTCttgagaggtcaaaggtcagagagcTTTGGGCCAAGGAAGACACTTAACCAATCAGCGTCCCTCCGACAGACGTCAGAGACGTGCAGACGGCCGATTTCTTTGAGATGGGACAAGCCGAAATCAGAG GAGCTCGGAGAGGAGGACATGTCGGGCCCGAGTCCTGGGCTGTGCTACCTGGAGCAGGTTTGCCAAATGCTGGAGAACATCGCCAGACAGCAGATTCAGAATCGAGCATTACGGATGGAGGTGGACGCCCTGCGGGAACAGAAAGACGTGCAG GCTCCTGACAGCTGTCACACTGACTGTGAAGCCGCTGAGGAGGATGGACATGTAGAAAACGAAGAACACAGTTCCAGTGAAGCCCAGCAGGTTAAGAGGAACCTTTATGGACATTTTCGACAGAGATCTTCTTCAGAAACAATGCTTACAACGCTGCATTTAA GACAGATAAGGTCAGACTGCAGGGGGCAGCATCTGAGCAcagatgtcctgcaggagaggaTAGAGGAAGAGCATCTACAGGAG GAGTCTACAAAAAAGGAGAGGAATAAAACTGACAAGAACTGGAGGACCAAATTTTCATCTTTCAGAAGAGAGGAGCCTTTTCTGAGAGACACGAAGgg CCAGCAGATGCAGTCATCTGAGAAAAACTCGGCCCGAAGACGGCTCAGTCAGTTGTTCAGGAGGAGGAAGCCTTTGCCTGTATTTGACGAACCACAGAGTCAGCCATGA
- the fam166b gene encoding protein FAM166B: METYAPKLSKALLTPDPHYIPGYSGYCPQLKFSMGKTYSQHTAELLSSPDVKHSSRLVLHTGHSPSTDTAALTLRSIPDGNLKKVIPGYTGFIPRSQNYFSRSFSDICFKAQAEFHQEREARNLQRSTELPLVFTSTNRQFERPKRSLTANKMVSFKPSFTPVTISPYLMDDDNQHKHFISGFTGHVPKSRFLMGKGYPIITNEALIKFGKQQRSDPTSQEILRKDSTTPPMPTIYQSKSGAVPSFTGHIPGNKFMFGHTFGQISREALERFRIERLLREKS, translated from the exons ATGGAGACGTACGCCCCCAAACTCAGCAAAGCTCTGCTGACACCTGATCCACATTATATTCCGGG GTATTCAGGGTATTGCCCACAGCTGAAGTTTAGCATGGGGAAGACTTACAGCCAGCACACGGCCGAGCTGCTGAGCAGTCCTGATGTGAAACACTCCAGTCGCCTGGTCCTCCACACGGGTCACTCTCCTTCCACCGACACAGCTGCTCTGACACTGAGAAGCATCCCCGACGGTAACCTGAAGAAGGTGATACCTGGATACACAG GTTTCATCCCAAGGAGTCAGAACTACTTTTCCCGCAGCTTCTCTGACATCTGCTTTAAAGCTCAGGCTGAGTTTCACCAGGAAAGAGAAGCGAGGAACCTGCAGCGATCAACAGAGCTGCCGCTTGTTTTCACCTCCACCAACCGACAGTTTGAA AGACCAAAACGCTCCCTGACAGCCAACAAGATGGTCTCCTTCAAGCCGTCCTTCACCCCCGTCACCATTTCACCGTATTTAATGGACGATGATAACCAGCACAAGCACTTTATTTCAG gtTTTACGGGGCACGTGCCAAAGTCCCGTTTCCTGATGGGTAAAGGTTACCCCATCATCACCAACGAGGCACTGATCAAGTTTGGAAAGCAGCAGCGGAGTGACCCCACTTCCCAGGAGATCCTGAGGAAGGACAGTACAACACCTCCCATGCCAACCATCTACCAATCAAAAAGCGGTGCGGTGCCATCATTCACGGGACACATCCCAG GAAACAAGTTCATGTTCGGACACACCTTTGGTCAGATTTCCCGGGAAGCGCTGGAAAGGTTCCGCATCGAGAGGCTCCTTCGAGAAAAGTCCTAA